The DNA window ACGTCTATACCCACAAAGACAAAAAAATCGTGCGCTGGAGCGCCGATTCGCTCACCGAAGCCCTGGGCAAAGCCACCATGCTGTATTTGTCCATCGCCCATTTCGGGCGGGGGCAGGGCCAGTGGCGCCGCAAGAAAGATCCGCTGGAATGGGCGGCGGCCGTCCAGGCGGTGCTTTTGAATGAACAGGCGCAGATTGCGCATCTGTGGTCGCAAGCGAGTGCTCTGCCGCCCGCGCCGCAGGTGCACGCTCAATGCGCCGCCCTCGTGCAAACGGTTTTGCGCAATGTGCTGTTGCACCTGTACCCGGATGCCGGGGTGATCTTGCCCCGGGTTGATCACATTGTGCCGCCCGTGCCCTTGCCTGATGTGCGGCAAAAGGCAGGCAGCGACCCGGCTGCCGGGATGGAGCCGCAGTAGTTCTTGTGCCCATGGTGCACAGGTTCATGGTGGCGTTGGCACCTGCGCGACAGTTACCAAGCAGTAGCTTGGGTGAAACTGCGCCAGATGACCGACCACCCGACTCCGGCTGCATCGACCGCCACGGCGGTGATAGACAGCGACCACCCTGCAATCGTCGCCTTTGCCCGCCAGCATGCACAAGGCAATGACACCCGAGAGCGCGCTGTGGCGTTGTACCTTGCGGTGCGTGACGGGTTTCGCTACGACCCCTATCGCATTGATCTGTCTCCCCTGGGCATGCGGGCCAGTACGGTGCTGGCCAGTGGGTATGGATGGTGTGTTCCCAAGGCCGTCTTGTTGGCGGGCGCTTGCCGTGCGGCCGGCATACCGGCACGGCTGGGCTTTGCCGATGTGCGCAACCATCTGAGCACCGAGCGCATGCGAGAGACCATGAAAACCGACCTGTTCATCTGGCACGGTTACACCGACATCTGGATCGAGGGCGGCTGGGTGAAGGCGACACCGGCGTTCAATATAGGTTTGTGTGAGCGTTTCGGTTTGCTGCCCCTCGAATTTGATGGGCGCAGCGATTCGATCTACCACCCCTTTGACCGTGCAGGCAACCGCCACATGGAATATGTGCGCCAGCGCGGCACTTTTGACGACCTGCCGCTGGAGCAAATTGTTGCGGATTTCCAAGACGTCTATGGGTCCTGGATGACGGACCCGGCAGCGTTGCAGTCCGCCAGTTTTCAACAAGACGTGGAGAAGGAAACGCGATGATGGAGCCGCCCCTGATTCCCCCGGGATTTCACCCGTTCGAGGCCGGTGGGTCGTTCATGCAGGGCAATGGCCCTTTGTACCTGCTGCACCAGGGCGATGTGGTCAAGTTTGGCTTTCGGGTCGAGCAGCGGCACAGCAACCCCATGGGCAACCTGCATGGCGGCATGATGGCCACCTTTTGCGACATGCTGTTGCCGCTGTCGGTGCACCGCAAAAACAGCGAGGTGGGCATGCGCTTTCTGCCCACCATCAGCCTGCAGATCGACTACCTGGCCCCCTCGCCGCTGGGTTGCTGGGTCGAAGGCGAGGCCGAACTGCTGCGTGCCACGCGATCGCTGGTGTTTGCCCAGGGCCTGGTGCGTGCCGATGGTGTGCCCTGCGCACGTGCCAGCGGTGTCTTCAAGATCGGACCAGCCATTCCGGGCGAAGTGGCGGGCTGATTTCGCTCAGTCGTCGATCGAAGCGCTCCAGCGGCTGCCCCAGCCGCGGGCCCGGTCGATGTCGCGGCGGTCGCGTTTGGTGGGGCGGCCTTCGTGCAAGGCTGCTGCAGGCTCGGGCGCCAGGCGACGCAGCTCCTGTGCTTTTTCGCGCAGGGCGATGCTTTCGGCGGTTTCCTCGTACAACTGCTGTGCCACGGGCGCGGGCCCGCGCATGCTGCTCAGGGCGCGTACGACCACC is part of the Simplicispira sp. 125 genome and encodes:
- a CDS encoding transglutaminase family protein, encoding MTDHPTPAASTATAVIDSDHPAIVAFARQHAQGNDTRERAVALYLAVRDGFRYDPYRIDLSPLGMRASTVLASGYGWCVPKAVLLAGACRAAGIPARLGFADVRNHLSTERMRETMKTDLFIWHGYTDIWIEGGWVKATPAFNIGLCERFGLLPLEFDGRSDSIYHPFDRAGNRHMEYVRQRGTFDDLPLEQIVADFQDVYGSWMTDPAALQSASFQQDVEKETR
- a CDS encoding RNA-binding S4 domain-containing protein, whose product is MSTLESLRIDKWLWCARFYKTRSLAADEIAKGRVTVNGLAAKASREVRPGDTVVLRQGPVQRTVVVRALSSMRGPAPVAQQLYEETAESIALREKAQELRRLAPEPAAALHEGRPTKRDRRDIDRARGWGSRWSASIDD
- a CDS encoding PaaI family thioesterase, producing the protein MMEPPLIPPGFHPFEAGGSFMQGNGPLYLLHQGDVVKFGFRVEQRHSNPMGNLHGGMMATFCDMLLPLSVHRKNSEVGMRFLPTISLQIDYLAPSPLGCWVEGEAELLRATRSLVFAQGLVRADGVPCARASGVFKIGPAIPGEVAG